The stretch of DNA AATACCAATAACAATGGGTATCGCTAATATTTCTAATATTAAATTTTTTTTCTTAAATATTATTGGAGCTTTTATTTGGACTATTTTTTTTACTGTTTCTGGATATTTTTTTGGTGAAATTATATCTAAATGGATAAAAGATACTACTAAAATTATTAAATATTTCTTATTTGTTTTTTTATTATTAATAATAATTTTTTTTTTATTCAAAATTATAAAAAAAAAAATTAACTATTTAAAATAGTATTATACAATATAATTTGTAATTAACTTTATTAAAAGTTCGGGATATAATCCTAATATAATTGTTATAATTGCAAATAATAATAATAAATTTTTTATAAAAAAATAATAGTTATTTTTTTTTGTTTTAGTAAGATAAAAATCTTTATTTATTTTAGATGGTTTTAAATATAAACTTATAATTATATTTAAATAATAATATATTCCCATAGAACTTCCGAATATAACTATATAAGTTAAATACCACATTTTCATTTTTATACTTAAAGCTATTAAATAAAATTTTGAAATAAATCCTATAGTAAAAGGAATTCCAGCTAAAGATAACAACATTATAGTTAAAATAAAAGTTAAAATTGGATCATACCAAAATAAACCACGATAATAATATAATTTATCTATATTTATTTCATTAACATTTAAACTAGAAAATATACTCATTACACCTAAAATACCTAAATTATTTATCAGATATCCAAAAATATATATTGACATCATTTCTAGTGAAAAAATATGTGTTTCATATTTTTGATTATAAATTAACATTATAAACATATACCCTATATGTGCTATAGATGAATATGCTAGTAAACGTTTAATATTATTTTTAGCTGTAATACCCATAATATTACCAAATAATATTGATAATATTGATAATAAAATTAGTATTTGTAGTACAAAAGATTGCATATAATGCATATATGCAAAATTAATTAAAAATTTAAACAAAAATACAAAAATTGATATTTTGCTAAATGTAGATAAAAATAATGTAATAATTATTGGTGATCCTTGATAAACATCTGGAGTCCATAAATGAAATGGAAATATTGATAATTTAAATCCTAAACTGATTATTATTAATAATAAACCAATTATTGTTAAATAATTTATGGAAAAAAAATTATGAATTATATCATTATTTAATAAATTAACAAAATGTAAGCTACCATTATCTAAATATATAAAAGATATTCCTAATATTAAAAATGATGATACTAACATAGAAAGTATTGTATACTTAATACTAGCTTCTAATGCATATTTTAATTTTAAATTATAAAATATTAAACCAAAAATAGGTATAGATATTAATTCAATACCAATTAACATTGATATTAAATTATTAGCATCTAATAATACTAAATTTCCTATAGATGAGATCATAATTAATAAATAGAATTCATCTTTATTATATCGAATAATAGACAACCATTTATAAGCTAGTAAACATACTATTATATTATTCAATAATAATATAATTTTATAAAAAATTGAATATTTATCTTGTAAAAATAAATTATTTATAAAAAAATTATTATTTTTTATATAAAAAAAAGATATTATTGTAAATACAAATCCAATAATTGTAATAATTAAACTTGTTATATTATCACGTTTTATTGTTACTTTAATTAATAAAAATATTAATGATATAATAATAATAATTAAAGGTATTAATGGTATTAGTAATTTGGTCATAAAATATTCTATTTTATTTAAAAATTTATTAAAAATAATATATACACTTGATTAATAATTCATCATTATAATTCTATTATATATATTATTAATAGTATTATTTGATATATTTAAAATAAATTGTGGATAAAAACCTAAAATTATTAACAATATTAATAATATGAATAAAATAATTTTTTCTCTTAAAAACATATTTTTTTTTAAAATATTTATTTTAGTTTTAGAACCATAAAAAATTTTTTGTATCATATTTAATGAATAAATACTAGAAAATAATAAACTAAAAGTAGTAATACATGCATAAATAGGATATTTATAAAATATTCCTAATAAAATTAAAAATTCTCCTATAAAATTTCCTGTACCAGGAATACCGATACTAGCTAGAGCAAAAAAAATAAAAAAACCTGGTAATGTATTTATATTATTCCATATTCCACCCATTAATTTTATATTACGTGTTTTTAATTTTTCATATAGCTGCCCACAAAGAATAAATTGTGCAGAAGCAGAAATACCATGTGATATTATTTGTATAATTACACCTTGATAAGCTAGTTTATTAAAACTATAGATCCCGATTAAAATATATCCCATATGGGATATGGATGTATATGCTATAATTTTTTTTATATCATTTTGAATATAAGCCATCCATGATCCATAAAAAATACTAAATATTCCTAATAATATTGCAATAAATGAAAATTTTAAAGATGATATAGGAAATAATGGTAATGTAAATCTTAATAAACCATAAGCAGCTGTTTTGAGTAAAATACCTGCTAAATCGACAGATCCTGCTGTTGGAGCCTGACTATGTGTATTAGGCAACCATCCATGAAATGGAATAATAGGCATTTTAACTGCAAATGCGATAAAAAAAGATAACATTAATAAAAATTCTGTCTTTAAATCTAAATGATTATTTAATAAAGCATTATATTCAAAAGTTAATACACCAGTAGATTTATAATGAGCAAAAACTAAAGTTAGAATTCCACATAACATTAATAAACCACTAGATTGTGTATAAATAAAAAATTTAGTTGCTGCTTTAATACGACTATTTCCTTTAATATCTTTATGTCCCCATAAAGATATTAAAAAATACATAGGTAATAACATTATTTCCCAAAATAAAAAAAATAAAAACATATCTACAGATAAAAATACACCAATAACACTACTTAAAACCCATAATAAATTTAAATGAAAAAAACCATGGAGTTTTTTAATTTCATTCCAAGAGCATATTACAGCCATTATACCTAATAATCCAGTTAAATTTATCATTATTAATGATAATCCATCTATAGCTAGATGAAAATGTATTCCAAATATTGGAATCCAATTTAATATAAATTCTGACATCCATGTAGGATATAAAAAAAATATATGATTTTTAAAATTATATGTATATAAAATTAATTTAATAATTGATATTATAAAAATAAAACTAATAGAAATTAAAGATATCCAACGAGGAAATTTATAATTTATTTTTTCACTTTGCCAACAAATTAAACCACTAAAAAAAGGAATTAATATAAACCAGGGTAATAACATAAAATTTCCTAATTATATTCTTATTATTTAATATATAAAAATTAAATTTATTATATAAAATAATATTGATTATTGATAAATATTGTTAAATATACTAAAATTATTATTGTTCCTATATATATAGATAATATATACCAACTAATACGTCCATTTTCACTTATTAATAATAAACATCCTATTTTATTTAAAATATTTATAAATAAATAATCTATTATTTTGGATATAGGATCATTTTTTATTATTAATAAAAATTTTTTAAAAACATTTGTAAATATATTTTTATAAATATAATCTATATAGTAACTATTAAAAAAAAAATTATTTATAAAATAAAAATAATAACAATAATTTTTAAAAATTTTTTTGATTAAAAAATTATTTTTAATATAAAAAATATATAATAAACAACTATTAATTAAAATTAATATAGATGTTATTTCTAAAATAAAATAATTTTTATGATTTAAAATTAATAATTTACTAGGAAATAAAAATTTTTGTTTTATTGGTAAAAATACTACCCCTATATAACTAGATAATATTGTTAATATTATTAACGGAATATTATGTATAAATGTATTATTTTTAATTTTATTAAAGTAAATATTACTTTCACCATAAAAAATTTTATAAACCATACGAATAGTATATAATGAAGTTAAAACACTACCTATAAAACTAATAAAAAAAAGAAACTTATATTTATTTATAAATATTTCATATAATATCTTTTCTTTCGTAAAACTACTCATAGTAATAAAAGGTAATGAAATTAAAGATATTGATCCAAATAAAAAAATATAGTATATAAATGGAAAATACTTTTTCATTCCTCCCATTCTAAGTATATCTTGTTCATTATTACATAAAAATATAATAGAAGCAACACATAAAAAAAGTAATGCTTTAAAAAAAGCATGTGATATTACGTGAAATAAAGAAGCTTTCCATAAATTAACACCTAATGCTAAAAACATATAACCAATTTGACTCATTGTAGAATATGCTAAAATACGTTTAATATTATTTTGTATTAATGCAGAATAACCAGATAGTAATATTGTTATTGAACCGATAATACTACATAAAAAAAGGATATGATTATTCATTAAAAATAAAATGTTATTACGTAAAATTAAATAAATACCAGCGGTAACCATAGTAGCAGCATGAATAAGTGCAGAAACAGGAGTAGGTCCAACCATCGCATCTATCAACCAAGTATTTAATGGAAACTGAGCTGACTTACTTAAAGATCCTATAATAATCATTATAGCTATTATTTTTAAATAAAATGCTTTATAATAAATTAAAGATGATGTAGAAATATTTAATATTTCCGAAAAATTAAAAGTATTAAATATTCTAAATATAAAAAACATTCCAATAATTAAAAAAATATCACTGAAACGAGTTATTAAAAATACTTTTATAGCAGATAATCCATTTAATGGTTTTTTATAAAAAAAACCTATTAATAAATAGGAACATACTCCTACTCCTTCCCAACCAAAGAACATTAAAATAAAATTATCAGCTAAAATAAGTAATGTCATATTAGCAATAAATAAATTAGTATATGCAAAAAATCTAGAATATCCTTCTTTATTTTGCATATACCAAATAGAAAATATATGGATAAAAAATCCTACCCATGTAGTAATAAATAACATAACTAATGACAACATATCTAAATATAGATTAAAATTAATATTAAAAGAATCAATATTTAATATTTCCCATAAAGATTGTTTGTAAAACAATAATTTATTTTGTAAAAAAATATATCCTATTATTAATGTTAATATTGCACTTATACCAATGAAAATAATTCCAATTATTGAAATTTGAGTTTTATTTAAATAATTAGAAAATAATGATAATATTAAGAAACTAATTAATGGCATTAAAATAATTAAAAAAAGAAATTTCATCCATTCATCTCACTAATTGAATCAATATTAATATTATTTTTATAATAATATAATTTTATTAATAAAATTAAACCTATACAAGTTTCTATAGCTGATATACTAATAGATATGATATACATAATTTCTCCTTCTGTTTGTTTCCAGTAATTCCCAGAAACTATACATGATAAAGCAGCAGCATTAATCATTAACTCAGAACAAATTAAAATATATAACATATTATTTCTAATTAATATGCCTGTTAATCCGATAGTAAATATTATAATAATAAATATTAAAATATGATATAGAGGTATCATTTTATATTCTTCTTTATTGTATAAAAATTAAACTTTAATATTTTTTTTTTTCCCTATATGTAAAATAATAATTATACCTGATAATAAAAGTATTGATATTAATTCTACAATAATTTTATATTGTGTAAATAAATTTATACCAATATTTTGGATATTAATAAAATGATGAATAATTAATTTTTTTGTATATAAATGTTTTAAAACATAAAATATTAATATAAAAAAAAAGAAATTGATAATTAAAATATTAATTATAAATAATTTTTTTTTTATAAAAAAAAATTTTTCTTCTAACTTAATATTTTTATAATTTAAAAACATTAAAACAAATATAAATAATATAATAATTGATCCAGCATATATAATAATTTCTAATGCTCCAGCAAAATAATCACCTAATAAAAAAAATATACATGATATTGAAATCAATGAAAGTAAAAAATATAACAATGTATAAATAGGATTAACACTAATAATTATTAAAAATGAAAAAATTATTGATATTAACTCTAATAAATACAATATTATTTCCATATAAAATACCTCTATAATTAAAATTATGGTAAAATATTTTTTATATCTACCTCTATACTTGAATTTTTTATGTTATTTTTTTCATTATTTTTAATTTTAACTCCTGAAATATTATAAAAATTATATTTTAAGTCTTTTCCTGGATTATTAATTAATAAGTTTTCTTTTTCATATATTAAATCTTTTCTATTAAATTCACATAATTCAAAATCTGGGATTAATTGTATAGCCGATGTAGGACAAGATTCTTCACAAAATCCACAAAAAATACATCTAGAAAAATTTATTCTAAAGAATTTAGCATATGATCGTCCATTTTTATTTATAGATTTTTTTAAAGTTATACAACCAACTGGACAAACAACTGCACAAAGATTACAAGCAACACAACGTTCATTATTATCTAAATCAGATGTTAATATTATTCTTCCTCTGTATCTTGGTGGTAAATAAATTTTTTCTTCTGGATACATTATTGTTTCTCTTTTACTAAAAATATTTAATAAAACTAAGAAAATACTTCTTATTTGGCTCATTATATTAATAAAAAATTTTTTAATATTCATTATTTAATTTTTCTAAAAGTTAGTTGAATTTTACTAAACATGAAGTAATTATAAGATTAATTAATGTTAATGGTAAACATATAAACCATCCAAAATATATTACGTTATCATAACGAGGTCTAGGTAATGATGCTCTTATTAAAAAAAAAAGTATTATAAATATAATAGTTTTAATTAAAAACCATATTATGGGTTTGAAAAATGGACCTAACCATCCTCCAAAAAATAAAATAACAATTAAAGAAGATAATATTATTATATTAATATATTCTCCTATAAAAAAAAGTCCAAATTTCATTCCAGAGTATTCAATATGGTAACCATCAATAAGTTCTTGTTCTGTTTCTGGTTGATCAAAAGGATGTCTATGACATAAGGCTATAGAAGCAATTAAAAATGGTATAAAACCAAAAAATTGAGGAATAATATTCCAATGATATTTAAATTGATAATAGATTATATCTAACAAATTAAAGGATCCAGTTCTACAAATAATGCCCATTAATGATAATCCTAAAAAAATTTCATAACTAATAATTTGAGCTACTCCTCTTATTACTCCTAATAAAGCATATTTATTATTACTTGCTAATCCTGCAAATAATATAGAATATACTGAAATACTAGCCATCATAAAAAAAAAAAGTATGCCAATATTTAAATTAGATATTATAATATATGGAGTAATAGGTAGTATAGCAAATACTGATAATAATGTATTAAATGCTAAAATAGGAGCTAGATTAAACAATAATTTGTTTGAAAAATTAGGATTCCAATCTTCTTTAAAAAGAATTTTTATCATATCAGCTAATACTTGTAAACAACCAAATAATCCTACTCTATTAGGACCATAACGATTTTGGAATAAAGCAAGTATACGTCTTTCTACAAAACTTAAAAAAGCACTACTAATTAATAATATTAATAATATTAATAATATTTGTAATATATAAAATAATTTTATAGAATAAAACAATGGGAAAAACATCATTTTAATACCTTTATTTTTTTAATAATTTTACCTAAAAAAGATAACGGAATATTTTTAGTCCCTAAAGGGAGACTTACTAATCCTTGATTTAAAAATTTTGAAATATATACTTTTAATATAAAAATATTATTTAAACAGTATAATTTAATTAAATAATTATTTAAGATTCCTAATTTTTTAGCATCTTTTTTATTTAAAATTACATAATAATCATTAAAATATCTTTTTATTAAATTAGATTTTTGTATTAAACTATTATTTTGAAAAAGTTTTTGATGTGCAATAATTATTAATTGATTATTATAATTAATATTATTATGTTTATAATATATTTTTTTAATGTGTATTTCACATTTATTTTTTGAACGTATTTTAAATCCTGTTTCACCATATTTAGATGAAATACCAATTTCTTTTTGAAATTTATATAATGATTCTGGAGAATTCCATCCAGGATTCCATAAAAATGGGATATGTGTGTAATTAATATTTGCACCATAATTTCCTTCCATAGAAAAACTAAAAATAGTATCTTTATCTTTTGGTTGTTCAGGTTCATGTATATTTATGTTAGAAAACATTGATGTTCTACCGCTATATCTTAGTGGAGATCTGGCAAATTTTCTATTATGTACTTTATAAGTAGCTGGTGGTGCTGCTAAATTAATACCATTAAGTATTGGAATATATTTTTCACATTCTTTTATAATTTCGTCTAAAGTAATATTTTTATTTAAATTATTTAATTTTGCATATATTTCATATATCCATTTCCAACTAGGTTTTCTATCATTATTTTTATTATAAAAAGAAGGATCGTAAACTTGAAAAAATCTTTGTGCTCTACATTCATTGTTAATAACAGTACCACTATTTTCCATAAAATTTGTTACTGGTAATATTATATTAGCTTTTTTCATAGTTCTAGTAATAACATGATCTAATACAATTATATTTGGAATATTTTTAAAAAATTTATTAAGTATGTCTTTATTTTCATAAATATATAAATCGTTTTCCATTATAAAAACAGTATCTATGTTTGAATTATTATGAATAACAGATTTATTTTTTATAAATAAACTATTTAAAGATTTTCCTTGAATTAAACCGATTCCCATACTATTTACTTCATTTAATACATAAAATAATCCTACATTTTTATTTTTTTTATATAATTCTGTCGCTATTAAATAAGATGCTGAAATTAATGATAGAGAACTAGAACCTGTCCCAGAAATAATTAAAGGTTTTGTAGCATTTAATAATATTTTTTTTATTTTTACAATTTTCTTTTTAAAAACTTCATCATTTATAACAAAATTATTATCTTTAATATACTCTGCTAATATAGAAATAAATTTAGTTTGATTTAAAGTAGACGCATAATAATTAAATAAAGAAATATCATCTAATAATGTTTCATCATTACTGGTTATCAATAATGGATTTAATCTTTTATTTCTCATATTTAAAATTGCATTAGAATTCCAGTAAGGAAGATCTAAATTATTATTTGTAATATCAAAATTATTTTTTATAGCTTGTCTTACTGCTAAAGCAGCTCTAGGATTAGTATTACTTAAATCTTCACCTATTACTAAAATAGTATCATAATTTTCAATTTCAGATAATGTAGGTAAATATATATTTGTATTTTGTATTATATTAATAATATAATCAATTTGTTTTTTTTCATTTTTTAAAATACCTAAATAGAATTTTTTTTTTCCAACTAATTTTTTTAAAAAAACATTACTTTCTATACTTGCTCTTGGTGAGCCAATACCAATTATATTTTTAGAATTTAACATTAAATAAATAATTTTTTTTATAATTTGATTATTATTAAAAATAAATTTTTTATTATCTTTATAAGATATAATTTTAATAGGATTATTTTTTAAATAAGTATAATCATAACCAAAATAACCTTTATCACATAAAAAATAATGATTTATTTTTTCATGAAATCTATTTTGTATACTAGATAATTTTCCATAACGTTCTCCAATAAAAATATTACATCCTAATGAACAATTTTGACAAATACTTGGAGAATATTGTAAATCCCATTTTCTTGCATAATTTATATTATAAATTTTATCACTGAAAACTCCAGTAGGACATAATTCGATTAAATTTCCAGAAAATGTATTTTGCAATCTACCATCTGAATATCTACCAAAATAAATATTATTTTTAGATCCAAAAACATTAAAATCTTTTCCATCTGCATAATTTTTATAAAATCTTACACAACGATAACATGTAATACAACGATTCATTGTATGAGAAATAAAAGGACCTAAATATTGATTTTTATATTCTCTTTTAGGAAAATTATATCTACGATTATTATGTCCTGTCATAACAGTCATATCTTGTAAATGACAATTACCACCTTTATCACAAATGGGACAATCGTGTGGATGATTTAACATTAATAATTCAATATTTTTTTTACGAAAATTAATTAAATCATCATCATTAATAGTAATATATGAATTATTAATAGGTGAAGACATACAAGACATAATTATATATTCATTTTTTTTTTTAAAATCATCAGATTGTTTTATTGCACATTGGCGACATGATCCTATACTTCCTAAAATAGGATGCCAACAAAAATATGGTATATTAAAACCTAAAGATAAACATATTTTTAATAAATTATCTTTTTTATTAACTTTATATAATTGATTTTCTATATTAATATTAATCACAATATATATTCCTTATCACTATTTAGTAATATAAAAAATATCTTAATTTATTATTGATAATATACAAGTTAAAATTGTTATATAAAAATTTTTAATTAATTACTCCATTTTTAAATTCATTTAAAAAGTATTTTAATGCACTATTTAAAGGTTCCATCGCACTTGGTGCATGCGCACAAAAAGAACCTCCATTAATTAATTGATTACTTATATCTTTAAGAAGATAAATGTCTTTTTTAAATCCTTTTTTTTTTTCTAGATTATTTAATATTTTAACAATCCAAGGTAATCCTTCTCTACAAGAAGTACAAAAACCACAAGATTCTCTAGCAAAAAATATTTCTAAATTTTTTAATATAGATATAATACTTATACTTGTATCTATAGCAAGAGATATACCTGTTCCTAATCTACTACCAGCATTATTAATGCTTATAAAATCCATTGGTAAATCTAAATGATCTTTTGTCAAAAAACCGGTTCCTGCCCCACCTGGTTGCCAAGCTTTTAAAAAAAATCCTTTTTTCATTCCCCCTGCATATTTTTCTAAAATTAAACGAGCAGGTGTACCGAATGGTAATTCCCAGACTCCAGGAATATTAACATTTCCTGAAAAACCTAACATTTTTGTGCCACTATCATATCTACTGTTAGATATATTATGATACCATTTAGATCCATATTTTATTATACTAGGTATATTAAAGATAGTTTCAACATTATTAACACATGTAGGTTTACCCCATAAACCAATTATAGCTGGATATGGAGGTTTAAAACGTGGATTAGGACGCTTACCTTCTAAAGAATTAATTAAAGCTGTTTCTTCTCCACATATATATCTCCCAGCTCCTGTATGGAGATACAGATCAAAATTAAAATTACTATTTAATATATT from Enterobacteriaceae endosymbiont of Donacia proxima encodes:
- a CDS encoding NADH-quinone oxidoreductase subunit N; translation: MTKLLIPLIPLIIIIISLIFLLIKVTIKRDNITSLIITIIGFVFTIISFFYIKNNNFFINNLFLQDKYSIFYKIILLLNNIIVCLLAYKWLSIIRYNKDEFYLLIMISSIGNLVLLDANNLISMLIGIELISIPIFGLIFYNLKLKYALEASIKYTILSMLVSSFLILGISFIYLDNGSLHFVNLLNNDIIHNFFSINYLTIIGLLLIIISLGFKLSIFPFHLWTPDVYQGSPIIITLFLSTFSKISIFVFLFKFLINFAYMHYMQSFVLQILILLSILSILFGNIMGITAKNNIKRLLAYSSIAHIGYMFIMLIYNQKYETHIFSLEMMSIYIFGYLINNLGILGVMSIFSSLNVNEINIDKLYYYRGLFWYDPILTFILTIMLLSLAGIPFTIGFISKFYLIALSIKMKMWYLTYIVIFGSSMGIYYYLNIIISLYLKPSKINKDFYLTKTKKNNYYFFIKNLLLLFAIITIILGLYPELLIKLITNYIV
- the nuoM gene encoding NADH-quinone oxidoreductase subunit M; its protein translation is MLLPWFILIPFFSGLICWQSEKINYKFPRWISLISISFIFIISIIKLILYTYNFKNHIFFLYPTWMSEFILNWIPIFGIHFHLAIDGLSLIMINLTGLLGIMAVICSWNEIKKLHGFFHLNLLWVLSSVIGVFLSVDMFLFFLFWEIMLLPMYFLISLWGHKDIKGNSRIKAATKFFIYTQSSGLLMLCGILTLVFAHYKSTGVLTFEYNALLNNHLDLKTEFLLMLSFFIAFAVKMPIIPFHGWLPNTHSQAPTAGSVDLAGILLKTAAYGLLRFTLPLFPISSLKFSFIAILLGIFSIFYGSWMAYIQNDIKKIIAYTSISHMGYILIGIYSFNKLAYQGVIIQIISHGISASAQFILCGQLYEKLKTRNIKLMGGIWNNINTLPGFFIFFALASIGIPGTGNFIGEFLILLGIFYKYPIYACITTFSLLFSSIYSLNMIQKIFYGSKTKINILKKNMFLREKIILFILLILLIILGFYPQFILNISNNTINNIYNRIIMMNY
- the nuoL gene encoding NADH-quinone oxidoreductase subunit L is translated as MKFLFLIILMPLISFLILSLFSNYLNKTQISIIGIIFIGISAILTLIIGYIFLQNKLLFYKQSLWEILNIDSFNINFNLYLDMLSLVMLFITTWVGFFIHIFSIWYMQNKEGYSRFFAYTNLFIANMTLLILADNFILMFFGWEGVGVCSYLLIGFFYKKPLNGLSAIKVFLITRFSDIFLIIGMFFIFRIFNTFNFSEILNISTSSLIYYKAFYLKIIAIMIIIGSLSKSAQFPLNTWLIDAMVGPTPVSALIHAATMVTAGIYLILRNNILFLMNNHILFLCSIIGSITILLSGYSALIQNNIKRILAYSTMSQIGYMFLALGVNLWKASLFHVISHAFFKALLFLCVASIIFLCNNEQDILRMGGMKKYFPFIYYIFLFGSISLISLPFITMSSFTKEKILYEIFINKYKFLFFISFIGSVLTSLYTIRMVYKIFYGESNIYFNKIKNNTFIHNIPLIILTILSSYIGVVFLPIKQKFLFPSKLLILNHKNYFILEITSILILINSCLLYIFYIKNNFLIKKIFKNYCYYFYFINNFFFNSYYIDYIYKNIFTNVFKKFLLIIKNDPISKIIDYLFINILNKIGCLLLISENGRISWYILSIYIGTIIILVYLTIFINNQYYFI
- the nuoK gene encoding NADH-quinone oxidoreductase subunit NuoK, whose translation is MIPLYHILIFIIIIFTIGLTGILIRNNMLYILICSELMINAAALSCIVSGNYWKQTEGEIMYIISISISAIETCIGLILLIKLYYYKNNINIDSISEMNG
- a CDS encoding NADH-quinone oxidoreductase subunit J encodes the protein MEIILYLLELISIIFSFLIIISVNPIYTLLYFLLSLISISCIFFLLGDYFAGALEIIIYAGSIIILFIFVLMFLNYKNIKLEEKFFFIKKKLFIINILIINFFFFILIFYVLKHLYTKKLIIHHFINIQNIGINLFTQYKIIVELISILLLSGIIIILHIGKKKNIKV
- the nuoI gene encoding NADH-quinone oxidoreductase subunit NuoI; amino-acid sequence: MNIKKFFINIMSQIRSIFLVLLNIFSKRETIMYPEEKIYLPPRYRGRIILTSDLDNNERCVACNLCAVVCPVGCITLKKSINKNGRSYAKFFRINFSRCIFCGFCEESCPTSAIQLIPDFELCEFNRKDLIYEKENLLINNPGKDLKYNFYNISGVKIKNNEKNNIKNSSIEVDIKNILP
- the nuoH gene encoding NADH-quinone oxidoreductase subunit NuoH: MMFFPLFYSIKLFYILQILLILLILLISSAFLSFVERRILALFQNRYGPNRVGLFGCLQVLADMIKILFKEDWNPNFSNKLLFNLAPILAFNTLLSVFAILPITPYIIISNLNIGILFFFMMASISVYSILFAGLASNNKYALLGVIRGVAQIISYEIFLGLSLMGIICRTGSFNLLDIIYYQFKYHWNIIPQFFGFIPFLIASIALCHRHPFDQPETEQELIDGYHIEYSGMKFGLFFIGEYINIIILSSLIVILFFGGWLGPFFKPIIWFLIKTIIFIILFFLIRASLPRPRYDNVIYFGWFICLPLTLINLIITSCLVKFN
- the nuoG gene encoding NADH-quinone oxidoreductase subunit NuoG, giving the protein MININIENQLYKVNKKDNLLKICLSLGFNIPYFCWHPILGSIGSCRQCAIKQSDDFKKKNEYIIMSCMSSPINNSYITINDDDLINFRKKNIELLMLNHPHDCPICDKGGNCHLQDMTVMTGHNNRRYNFPKREYKNQYLGPFISHTMNRCITCYRCVRFYKNYADGKDFNVFGSKNNIYFGRYSDGRLQNTFSGNLIELCPTGVFSDKIYNINYARKWDLQYSPSICQNCSLGCNIFIGERYGKLSSIQNRFHEKINHYFLCDKGYFGYDYTYLKNNPIKIISYKDNKKFIFNNNQIIKKIIYLMLNSKNIIGIGSPRASIESNVFLKKLVGKKKFYLGILKNEKKQIDYIINIIQNTNIYLPTLSEIENYDTILVIGEDLSNTNPRAALAVRQAIKNNFDITNNNLDLPYWNSNAILNMRNKRLNPLLITSNDETLLDDISLFNYYASTLNQTKFISILAEYIKDNNFVINDEVFKKKIVKIKKILLNATKPLIISGTGSSSLSLISASYLIATELYKKNKNVGLFYVLNEVNSMGIGLIQGKSLNSLFIKNKSVIHNNSNIDTVFIMENDLYIYENKDILNKFFKNIPNIIVLDHVITRTMKKANIILPVTNFMENSGTVINNECRAQRFFQVYDPSFYNKNNDRKPSWKWIYEIYAKLNNLNKNITLDEIIKECEKYIPILNGINLAAPPATYKVHNRKFARSPLRYSGRTSMFSNINIHEPEQPKDKDTIFSFSMEGNYGANINYTHIPFLWNPGWNSPESLYKFQKEIGISSKYGETGFKIRSKNKCEIHIKKIYYKHNNINYNNQLIIIAHQKLFQNNSLIQKSNLIKRYFNDYYVILNKKDAKKLGILNNYLIKLYCLNNIFILKVYISKFLNQGLVSLPLGTKNIPLSFLGKIIKKIKVLK
- the nuoF gene encoding NADH-quinone oxidoreductase subunit NuoF, with the translated sequence MKIIKPNPETHPLTWRVNKNETLFLKKYIKKDGYKILKKSLIKKTPQDIINIVKKSKLKGRGGGGFYTGLKWSLIPPKKNDNEIRYFLCNADEMEPGTYKDRFLIEHIPHQLIEGIIISAFAIQANKGYIFLRGEYIKCIKILNIAIKEAYSAKFLGKNILNSNFNFDLYLHTGAGRYICGEETALINSLEGKRPNPRFKPPYPAIIGLWGKPTCVNNVETIFNIPSIIKYGSKWYHNISNSRYDSGTKMLGFSGNVNIPGVWELPFGTPARLILEKYAGGMKKGFFLKAWQPGGAGTGFLTKDHLDLPMDFISINNAGSRLGTGISLAIDTSISIISILKNLEIFFARESCGFCTSCREGLPWIVKILNNLEKKKGFKKDIYLLKDISNQLINGGSFCAHAPSAMEPLNSALKYFLNEFKNGVIN